The uncultured Roseibium sp. genome contains a region encoding:
- a CDS encoding tyrosyl-tRNA synthetase, whose amino-acid sequence MFKKIAVTTMAIAVIATSAMTVTTQTADAKNGRKGAFAAGAVIGLATGAIIGSQYNSGYGYGYRPAPRPHRCHRKAVRRWDPYYGHYVVVGYRKVCRY is encoded by the coding sequence ATGTTCAAGAAAATCGCAGTGACCACCATGGCCATCGCCGTCATCGCCACATCCGCAATGACCGTCACGACCCAGACCGCAGATGCAAAGAACGGCCGCAAGGGCGCCTTCGCCGCCGGTGCGGTCATCGGACTGGCTACCGGAGCCATCATCGGTTCGCAGTACAACTCCGGCTATGGCTACGGATATCGGCCGGCGCCCCGCCCGCACCGCTGTCATCGCAAAGCCGTTCGCCGCTGGGATCCTTACTACGGCCATTACGTTGTCGTCGGCTACCGCAAAGTCTGCCGCTACTGA
- a CDS encoding asparaginase, with the protein MTNPVAVEVTRGTLVESFHRGAVAVADTTGRLVCSIGNTSERVFPRSAIKAFQALPLVESGAADALDFDDAELALACASHSGEAVHVNAARVMLIKAGLSEDDLECGSHWPRRMEDIADLIRADEAPCPLHNNCSGKHAGFLGLARVMGVPTRGYVLPDHPIQQEIKAVLEQLTGDTLTPDICGTDGCSIPTYATPLESFARAFACFGTGEGLDPERAKAAERLYEACVNEPFMVAGTDRFCTDVMAAFKGRVFVKTGAEGVFCGAVPELGLGIALKCDDGATRASEVMMAAVLEVMLDMNEDEAKTLDRLANPPVLTRREVQTGEIRPGKDFLASLKSALS; encoded by the coding sequence ATGACCAATCCCGTCGCCGTTGAAGTCACGCGCGGAACGCTGGTCGAAAGCTTTCATCGGGGCGCCGTCGCCGTGGCCGACACGACGGGCAGGCTTGTCTGTTCCATCGGAAATACGAGCGAACGGGTGTTTCCGCGCTCCGCTATCAAGGCGTTTCAGGCCTTGCCGCTGGTGGAATCGGGAGCGGCCGACGCGCTCGACTTTGACGATGCGGAACTGGCCCTTGCTTGTGCGTCCCACTCCGGCGAGGCGGTGCATGTCAACGCCGCGCGGGTGATGCTGATCAAGGCGGGGCTGTCCGAAGACGATCTGGAATGCGGCTCCCACTGGCCCCGGCGCATGGAGGACATTGCCGACCTGATCCGCGCCGACGAAGCCCCGTGCCCCCTGCACAACAACTGCTCGGGCAAGCATGCCGGTTTTCTCGGGCTGGCCAGGGTCATGGGCGTACCGACCCGGGGCTACGTGTTACCCGATCATCCGATACAGCAGGAAATCAAGGCGGTGCTGGAACAACTGACCGGCGATACGCTGACGCCGGACATTTGCGGCACCGACGGCTGTTCGATCCCGACCTACGCCACGCCGCTGGAGAGCTTTGCCCGCGCCTTTGCCTGTTTCGGCACTGGCGAGGGACTGGACCCGGAACGCGCGAAGGCGGCGGAACGGCTATATGAGGCCTGTGTCAACGAGCCCTTCATGGTGGCCGGCACCGACCGGTTCTGCACCGACGTGATGGCGGCCTTCAAAGGGCGTGTCTTCGTCAAGACCGGCGCGGAAGGCGTGTTCTGCGGGGCCGTTCCCGAACTCGGCCTCGGCATCGCGCTCAAATGCGACGATGGGGCCACCCGCGCATCGGAGGTCATGATGGCGGCCGTTCTGGAAGTCATGCTGGACATGAACGAGGACGAAGCCAAAACCCTCGACCGGTTGGCAAATCCGCCGGTCCTGACCCGCCGCGAGGTCCAGACCGGCGAAATTCGTCCGGGCAAGGATTTCCTGGCAAGCCTGAAATCCGCACTCTCCTGA
- a CDS encoding aminotransferase, with the protein MKATNPVFTGLETTIFETMSRLAMTHKAVNLGQGFPDVDGPLDIRQAAADALIAGPNQYPPMLGLPELRQAVAAANKRFYGLDIDWQNQVIVTSGATEALADCLVALIEPGDEVILIEPLYDCYLPMVKRAGGIPVRLRVTPPEWALDLDALEHAFSDQTKAILINNPMNPTAKVFSDAELQAIADLCVRHDVFAICDEVYEHLLFDGIAHRPLMTFDGMADRCVRIGSAGKTFSLTGWKVGYITGAQALIDPIAKAHQYVTFTTPPNLQKAVAYGLAKDESYYDGLSAELQAKRDLMAAGLERLGFGVLPCAATYFLTCDISGLGLGDNDVEVCQKMVAEAGVAVVPVSAFYGDEAPGNFIRFCFCKQDNVIEEALARLSAWMTPAAAGAVGN; encoded by the coding sequence ATGAAAGCGACAAATCCCGTCTTCACCGGTCTGGAAACGACCATCTTCGAAACCATGTCGCGGCTCGCCATGACGCACAAGGCGGTCAATCTGGGCCAGGGCTTTCCGGACGTGGACGGTCCGCTCGATATCCGTCAGGCCGCGGCCGATGCGCTGATTGCCGGCCCGAACCAGTATCCGCCGATGCTGGGCCTGCCGGAATTGCGCCAGGCGGTGGCCGCTGCCAACAAGCGCTTTTACGGTCTCGATATCGACTGGCAGAACCAGGTGATCGTCACTTCTGGCGCCACCGAAGCGCTCGCCGACTGTCTGGTGGCACTGATCGAGCCCGGCGACGAGGTGATCCTGATCGAGCCGCTCTATGACTGCTATCTGCCTATGGTGAAGCGGGCCGGCGGCATTCCGGTGCGCTTGCGCGTCACTCCCCCGGAGTGGGCGCTCGATCTGGATGCGCTGGAGCACGCATTCAGCGACCAGACCAAGGCGATCCTGATCAACAACCCCATGAACCCGACTGCGAAGGTCTTTTCCGATGCCGAACTGCAGGCGATCGCCGACCTGTGCGTCCGCCACGACGTTTTTGCCATCTGCGACGAGGTCTACGAACATCTGCTTTTCGACGGCATTGCCCACCGCCCGCTGATGACCTTCGACGGCATGGCGGACCGCTGCGTGCGCATCGGTTCCGCGGGCAAGACCTTCTCCCTGACCGGATGGAAGGTCGGTTACATTACCGGCGCGCAGGCGCTGATCGACCCGATCGCCAAGGCGCACCAGTATGTGACCTTCACCACCCCGCCGAATCTGCAGAAGGCCGTGGCCTACGGTCTGGCCAAGGACGAGAGCTACTATGACGGCCTGTCGGCCGAGCTTCAGGCCAAGCGCGATCTCATGGCGGCGGGCCTCGAAAGGCTCGGTTTCGGCGTGCTTCCCTGTGCGGCGACCTATTTCCTCACCTGCGATATTTCCGGTCTCGGCCTTGGCGACAATGACGTTGAGGTCTGTCAGAAGATGGTGGCGGAGGCCGGGGTTGCCGTGGTGCCGGTTTCCGCCTTCTATGGGGACGAGGCGCCGGGGAACTTCATCCGCTTCTGCTTCTGCAAGCAGGACAATGTGATCGAAGAGGCCCTTGCGCGCCTGTCCGCCTGGATGACCCCGGCTGCTGCCGGTGCCGTTGGTAATTAG
- a CDS encoding MerR family transcriptional regulator, with translation MVSQFKPRPLLRSGTYTISDLVERYDTSLRTLRFYEQHGLVRPGRPRPNTRVYTRADVERLDFVFDCRLTGMSVRSIASLLELRHTLPEKEFGKVHAGELRKRLAELLEELEQLGAQKEALERGLGRLEEKLAG, from the coding sequence GTGGTCAGTCAATTCAAGCCACGGCCGCTACTGCGGTCAGGAACCTATACAATTTCGGATCTGGTTGAGCGGTACGATACCTCGCTCAGGACACTCCGTTTCTATGAACAGCATGGTCTTGTGCGCCCCGGACGGCCAAGACCAAATACGCGGGTCTATACGCGGGCCGATGTCGAAAGGCTCGACTTCGTGTTCGATTGCCGGCTGACGGGCATGTCGGTGCGCAGCATCGCGTCGCTTCTCGAACTCCGCCATACACTCCCGGAAAAGGAATTCGGCAAGGTGCACGCCGGCGAATTGCGCAAGCGGTTGGCGGAACTCCTGGAAGAACTGGAGCAGCTTGGAGCGCAGAAAGAGGCGCTGGAGCGCGGTCTCGGCCGGCTCGAGGAAAAGCTGGCGGGCTGA
- a CDS encoding TIGR03808 family TAT-translocated repetitive protein, with protein sequence MSKRISKSGTNFVRVPGISRLFAPGMTRRAFLGGTIGGAALCLSGTAATALVQVAELRGSIDATDLGLYPNASSDQSALFQDAVNRAAEKGRALFLPAGTYPVSNLNFPSGTLIVGIPGRTRLIYQGGGGLLATAKGVNNVGLNGITFDGANRSIGDQTDGLLHFIGVRQLTMQNCEVTGSSRTGLLMDRCSGRVTDCHVSGAAEAGIVSNEADGLALTGNVVTDCANGGIWVHRWSEGEDGTLVSGNRVERIGAKHGGTGQWGNGINVFRAHGVVISGNRIADCAFSAIRSNTGSNVQITGNSCLRSGEVAIYSEFAFQGAVISDNLIDGATTGVSIANFMQGGRLAVCSGNLIRNLTEVGPYPPEVAGFGIGIAAEADTTITGNVIEGAPRFGMLLGWGPYMRNLIASQNMLRDCGQGIAVTVVEGAGSAVISNNIVQGSRTGGINGYRWLDKATGELNGSTDWPNLTISGNQVAA encoded by the coding sequence ATGAGCAAACGCATTTCCAAATCCGGGACAAATTTCGTCCGCGTTCCTGGCATTTCCCGCCTGTTCGCCCCCGGCATGACCCGCCGGGCGTTCCTAGGTGGGACAATAGGGGGGGCAGCGCTGTGCCTTTCCGGCACGGCTGCAACGGCCCTTGTCCAGGTTGCCGAACTGCGCGGATCGATCGATGCGACCGATCTGGGCCTTTATCCGAACGCCTCCAGCGACCAGAGCGCCCTGTTTCAGGACGCGGTCAACCGGGCCGCGGAAAAGGGCCGTGCCCTGTTTCTGCCGGCCGGCACCTATCCGGTGTCCAACCTGAACTTTCCTTCCGGCACGCTCATCGTCGGCATTCCCGGCCGGACCCGGCTGATCTATCAGGGCGGCGGCGGACTGCTCGCCACGGCCAAGGGCGTCAACAATGTCGGGCTCAACGGCATCACCTTTGACGGCGCCAACCGGTCGATCGGCGACCAGACCGACGGGCTGCTGCATTTTATCGGCGTGCGCCAGCTGACGATGCAGAATTGCGAAGTCACCGGCTCCAGCCGGACCGGACTGCTGATGGACCGTTGTTCGGGCCGGGTGACCGACTGCCACGTCTCGGGTGCCGCGGAAGCCGGCATCGTCTCCAACGAAGCCGACGGCCTGGCGCTCACCGGCAATGTGGTTACCGATTGCGCCAACGGCGGCATCTGGGTGCACCGCTGGAGCGAAGGCGAGGACGGCACGCTTGTGTCCGGCAACCGGGTGGAACGCATCGGTGCCAAACATGGCGGCACCGGCCAGTGGGGCAACGGCATCAACGTGTTTCGCGCCCATGGTGTGGTGATTTCCGGCAACCGCATTGCCGATTGCGCCTTTTCCGCGATCCGTTCCAACACCGGTTCCAACGTCCAGATCACCGGCAACTCCTGCCTGCGCTCCGGAGAAGTGGCGATCTATTCCGAATTCGCCTTCCAGGGCGCGGTGATTTCCGACAATCTGATCGACGGGGCGACGACCGGGGTCTCCATCGCGAACTTCATGCAAGGTGGCCGGCTTGCCGTATGTTCGGGCAATCTCATTCGCAACCTCACCGAGGTCGGCCCCTATCCGCCGGAGGTTGCCGGCTTCGGCATCGGCATCGCCGCCGAAGCGGACACGACGATCACCGGCAACGTGATCGAGGGCGCACCGCGCTTCGGGATGCTGCTCGGCTGGGGCCCGTACATGCGCAACCTGATCGCGTCCCAGAACATGCTGCGCGACTGTGGCCAGGGAATTGCCGTGACCGTCGTGGAAGGCGCGGGGTCCGCGGTGATCAGCAACAACATCGTGCAAGGCAGCCGGACAGGTGGGATCAACGGCTATCGCTGGCTGGACAAGGCGACGGGCGAGCTGAACGGATCGACCGACTGGCCTAACCTGACCATCAGCGGCAATCAGGTCGCGGCGTGA
- a CDS encoding pyroglutamyl-peptidase I yields MAYPKTILVTGFEPFPGMPVNPTALLMERLPRRLIPEVRGIRFRFEILPTTWAGRFEVTDRLRTELAPHAIVHFGVDGSRRTINIETRAVNRATRVKPDASGAHAETALLEPGAESARTSTLPVRSLHQAAARSGLPVALSRDAGTYLCNATLWDSIGSGIPAVFVHVPPLPRGRFDRRLSLQQMESATVRILQEIRRRI; encoded by the coding sequence ATGGCCTACCCAAAGACAATCCTCGTGACAGGCTTCGAGCCTTTCCCCGGAATGCCGGTCAATCCGACAGCGCTCTTGATGGAGCGCCTGCCGCGCCGGCTGATCCCCGAGGTTCGCGGGATCCGGTTCCGGTTCGAGATCCTGCCGACGACCTGGGCCGGACGTTTCGAGGTCACAGACAGGTTACGGACAGAGCTGGCGCCCCACGCCATCGTGCATTTCGGCGTCGACGGCAGCCGCCGGACCATCAATATCGAAACCCGCGCGGTCAACCGGGCAACACGGGTGAAACCGGATGCTTCCGGCGCTCATGCCGAAACGGCCTTGCTAGAGCCCGGTGCGGAGAGCGCCAGAACGTCCACCCTGCCCGTCCGTTCCCTGCATCAGGCCGCCGCGCGGTCTGGCCTTCCGGTTGCCCTTTCCCGCGACGCAGGAACCTACCTGTGCAACGCGACCTTGTGGGACAGCATCGGCAGCGGCATTCCTGCCGTCTTCGTGCATGTCCCGCCTCTGCCGCGCGGGCGTTTCGACAGGCGGCTGTCGCTGCAACAGATGGAAAGCGCGACCGTGCGCATACTCCAGGAAATCCGGCGCCGCATCTGA
- a CDS encoding arginine deiminase family protein gives MPHREGLSWRFTHAITRTPADSVASGLRAVDTGDPSGAAFRAEHAAYVQALEAAGLTVDVLSPLEAYPDSCFVEDPAFCLPEGAILLRPGAESRKGEAGEIRAALENRFDRVVEIPGSGHVDGGDVLTLDDEILIGLSARTDREGANAFAALLGDWGYNARVAETPEGVLHFKTACSTLGEGVILATKVMIDSGFFGGRRTIAVPDGENYAANVIRVNDVVLVPEGYPKTQAAIEAGGFRAVVVPTHEARKVDGGLSCLSLRFSST, from the coding sequence ATGCCTCATCGCGAAGGCCTGTCCTGGCGTTTCACCCATGCCATCACCCGCACGCCCGCCGACAGCGTGGCGAGCGGTTTGCGCGCGGTCGATACCGGAGACCCCTCCGGTGCGGCGTTTCGGGCCGAACATGCGGCCTATGTGCAGGCGCTTGAAGCGGCCGGCCTGACGGTGGACGTCCTGTCGCCTCTCGAGGCCTACCCGGACAGCTGTTTCGTTGAGGATCCGGCCTTTTGCCTGCCGGAAGGCGCGATCCTGCTCAGGCCCGGCGCGGAAAGCCGGAAGGGCGAGGCGGGCGAAATCCGCGCGGCGCTGGAAAATCGCTTCGACCGGGTTGTCGAAATCCCCGGCAGCGGTCACGTGGACGGCGGCGATGTGCTGACGCTCGACGACGAAATCCTCATCGGTCTCTCCGCCCGCACGGACCGGGAAGGGGCCAATGCCTTTGCCGCGCTGCTGGGGGACTGGGGCTACAACGCCCGCGTCGCCGAAACGCCGGAGGGCGTTCTGCACTTCAAGACTGCTTGTTCCACCCTCGGGGAGGGCGTGATCCTCGCCACGAAGGTGATGATCGACAGTGGCTTTTTCGGCGGCCGGAGAACGATTGCCGTGCCGGACGGTGAGAATTACGCGGCCAACGTCATCCGCGTGAACGACGTGGTTCTCGTGCCCGAAGGCTATCCCAAAACGCAGGCAGCCATCGAAGCCGGCGGGTTCAGGGCGGTTGTCGTGCCGACCCACGAAGCGCGCAAGGTGGACGGCGGCCTGTCCTGCCTGTCGCTGCGGTTCTCAAGCACGTAA
- a CDS encoding TIGR00730 family Rossman fold protein produces the protein MKAVCVFCGSSFGARTIYGEVAAETGRVIADQGLTLVYGGAKVGLMGTVADAALAAGGRVIGVLPTALQEKELAHEKLSELHIVSSMHERKAKMAELSDGFIALPGGAGTMEEIFEVWTWGQLGMHRKPCGFLNVDGYYDQLIGFFDHQTVEGFMKPVMRDMVKVAGSPGDLLELFRSYEPPSTPKWIKKDET, from the coding sequence ATGAAAGCGGTTTGCGTTTTTTGCGGTTCGAGTTTCGGTGCACGCACGATCTATGGCGAAGTCGCCGCGGAAACCGGCCGGGTCATTGCCGACCAGGGTCTGACGCTGGTCTATGGCGGCGCCAAAGTCGGCTTGATGGGTACGGTCGCGGATGCGGCCCTTGCCGCCGGCGGCCGGGTGATCGGCGTGCTGCCGACCGCGCTTCAGGAAAAAGAGCTCGCGCACGAGAAGCTGAGCGAGCTGCACATCGTTTCGTCCATGCACGAGCGCAAGGCCAAGATGGCCGAGCTCTCGGACGGCTTCATCGCCCTTCCCGGCGGCGCCGGGACAATGGAGGAAATCTTCGAGGTCTGGACCTGGGGCCAACTCGGCATGCACCGCAAGCCGTGCGGATTTCTGAACGTCGACGGGTATTATGATCAGCTGATCGGCTTTTTCGACCATCAAACGGTCGAAGGCTTCATGAAACCGGTCATGCGCGACATGGTGAAGGTCGCCGGCTCTCCCGGCGACCTGCTGGAGCTATTTCGCAGCTACGAACCGCCCTCGACGCCGAAGTGGATCAAGAAGGACGAAACCTGA
- the meaB gene encoding methylmalonyl Co-A mutase-associated GTPase MeaB, whose product MMKSANRRPLDVPTLAEGIRSGNRATLARAITLVESRKAEHRRIARELIQEVLPRTGQALRVGITGVPGVGKSTTIDTLGSNLTAAGHKVAVLAVDPSSTRTGGSILGDKTRMAQLAVDRNAFIRPSPSAGTLGGVAAKTRETMLLCEAAGFDTILVETVGIGQSETTVADMVDFFLVLMLPGAGDELQGIKKGVLEIADMIAVNKADGDGATRARSAASDYRAALHILAPKSPTWTPPVITISGLANEGLDALWEQVELHRTRMTASGEWQSRRADQQVAWMWDLLQQRMMEALKNDERTADRLKSLEASVREGETSVSIAVEEIAGLIGI is encoded by the coding sequence ATGATGAAGTCAGCAAACCGTCGCCCCCTTGATGTTCCCACCCTTGCCGAAGGCATCCGCTCAGGAAACCGGGCAACTCTTGCACGGGCGATCACTCTGGTGGAATCGCGCAAGGCGGAGCACCGCAGGATTGCACGGGAGCTGATCCAGGAGGTACTGCCCCGGACCGGCCAGGCCCTTCGGGTCGGGATCACCGGCGTTCCGGGCGTCGGCAAATCGACGACGATCGACACGCTTGGCTCCAACCTGACGGCCGCCGGGCACAAGGTCGCCGTGCTCGCCGTCGACCCGTCCTCGACCCGCACCGGCGGCTCGATCCTCGGCGACAAGACCCGCATGGCGCAGCTTGCCGTCGACAGGAACGCCTTCATCCGTCCCTCCCCCTCCGCCGGCACACTCGGCGGGGTCGCGGCCAAGACCCGCGAAACCATGCTCCTGTGCGAAGCGGCCGGCTTCGACACCATTCTTGTTGAAACCGTCGGCATCGGCCAGTCGGAGACCACCGTCGCCGACATGGTCGATTTCTTTCTCGTTCTGATGCTGCCGGGCGCCGGCGACGAACTGCAGGGGATCAAGAAGGGCGTCCTGGAAATCGCCGACATGATCGCGGTCAACAAGGCGGACGGAGACGGTGCCACGCGCGCCCGCTCGGCGGCTTCGGACTATCGCGCCGCCCTTCATATCCTGGCGCCGAAATCGCCGACCTGGACCCCGCCGGTGATCACCATCTCCGGCCTTGCCAACGAAGGCCTCGACGCGCTCTGGGAGCAGGTCGAACTGCACCGAACCAGAATGACTGCCAGCGGCGAATGGCAATCCCGCCGCGCGGACCAGCAGGTCGCCTGGATGTGGGATCTCCTGCAGCAGCGCATGATGGAGGCGCTGAAAAACGACGAGCGGACGGCCGACCGGCTGAAAAGCCTCGAAGCATCCGTACGCGAGGGCGAAACATCCGTGTCGATCGCGGTGGAGGAGATCGCCGGACTGATCGGTATCTGA
- a CDS encoding copper chaperone PCu(A)C translates to MMRLLPKSRAPLLVAAALLAFAFGHMPDGARAHSYKMHDIMVGHVWAPPPADGEDGVAVYGPILNTGHDAIQLVGASSPIADKTRFRISKDGTESWPESIQLRPNKPFGMAKWRTHIWLSGLKKTVTEGDQFEVVLDFGNAGKLPVEVVVEQSANH, encoded by the coding sequence ATGATGCGACTTCTCCCCAAATCCCGCGCTCCGCTTCTTGTTGCGGCCGCACTTCTTGCCTTCGCTTTCGGGCACATGCCTGACGGCGCGAGGGCGCACAGCTACAAAATGCACGACATTATGGTCGGCCATGTCTGGGCGCCGCCGCCCGCCGACGGAGAAGACGGAGTTGCCGTCTACGGCCCGATCCTCAACACCGGTCACGACGCCATTCAGCTCGTGGGAGCATCGAGCCCGATCGCCGACAAGACCCGGTTCCGGATTTCCAAGGACGGCACGGAGAGCTGGCCGGAAAGCATCCAGTTACGCCCGAACAAGCCGTTCGGCATGGCCAAGTGGCGTACGCACATCTGGCTGTCGGGTCTGAAAAAGACTGTAACGGAAGGCGATCAGTTCGAGGTCGTTCTCGATTTCGGCAACGCCGGCAAGCTGCCGGTCGAAGTCGTCGTCGAACAAAGCGCCAATCACTGA
- a CDS encoding cytochrome c oxidase assembly protein: MSEKRFRHAKILAVSGVLLAIPTALVSYSPTLYRMFCNLTGYGGTVQRAVARELDAPISNEKITVSFDANVAPGLPWEFRPEQHKIEARIGEPTKVYYYAKNTSDETLIAQATYNVTPYQAAPYFFKIECFCFTQEKLGPGESARMPLVFYVDEEMLKDADAKNAHDITLSYTFFRQKNLSPDEVAAARDLKAGSEEKDEKLKASAAAQFENDAPRQ; this comes from the coding sequence ATGAGCGAAAAGCGCTTCAGACATGCAAAGATCCTCGCGGTCAGCGGGGTCTTGCTGGCGATCCCGACCGCGCTGGTGAGCTATTCGCCGACCCTTTACCGGATGTTCTGCAATCTGACCGGCTACGGCGGAACCGTTCAGCGCGCGGTCGCCAGAGAGCTGGATGCCCCGATCTCCAATGAGAAGATCACCGTCTCCTTCGACGCCAATGTCGCCCCTGGCCTGCCGTGGGAATTCCGTCCGGAGCAGCATAAGATCGAAGCCCGGATCGGCGAGCCGACGAAGGTCTATTATTACGCCAAGAACACCAGCGACGAGACCCTTATCGCGCAGGCGACCTACAACGTCACCCCGTATCAAGCCGCGCCTTATTTCTTCAAGATCGAGTGTTTCTGCTTCACCCAGGAAAAACTCGGCCCCGGCGAGAGCGCCCGCATGCCCCTCGTCTTCTATGTGGACGAGGAAATGCTGAAGGACGCCGACGCCAAGAACGCCCATGACATCACGCTGTCCTATACGTTCTTCCGCCAGAAGAACCTGTCGCCGGATGAGGTTGCGGCGGCCCGCGATCTGAAGGCCGGGTCTGAGGAAAAAGATGAGAAACTAAAGGCCTCTGCCGCGGCACAGTTCGAAAACGACGCCCCCAGACAATGA
- a CDS encoding phytanoyl-CoA dioxygenase family protein: protein MNALSYLNAPIWLLGVFGSEKSYRKNPIIGSPKLNRWGLHRKRVQVAAALAASRRRRLSSSVPEGDRRFFDENGYFLIRNVLPDDLYKALTEEVTREPFEAREMRQGQTVTRMTPLPPNVLAANPALARTVRDPHVRALIHYAASQAGQPQMFLQTVIAEPQRGKKDPQTDVHADTFHATSKAWLFLQDVGEEDGPFCFVPGSHKVTPERLEWEYQCSLTASTDGRNHHASGSFRIKPEELDALGLPQPVRMAVPANTLIVADTFAFHGRTPSDRPTTRAEVHWHMRRNPFLPWTGLDPLTLPGIRERELGLHLAYSDLRERYLKKRNVWRPVGSVELRSGPHI, encoded by the coding sequence ATGAATGCCCTGTCCTATCTGAATGCGCCGATCTGGCTTCTGGGGGTCTTTGGCTCGGAAAAGTCCTATCGGAAGAACCCCATCATCGGCAGTCCGAAGCTGAACCGATGGGGCCTGCACCGGAAGCGGGTGCAGGTGGCCGCAGCCCTTGCCGCCTCCAGGCGCCGGCGCCTGTCTTCGTCCGTGCCTGAGGGTGACCGCCGGTTTTTCGACGAAAACGGTTATTTTCTCATCCGCAATGTCCTGCCTGACGATCTTTACAAGGCACTGACGGAAGAGGTGACGCGCGAGCCGTTCGAAGCGCGCGAGATGCGCCAGGGCCAGACCGTGACACGCATGACGCCCCTGCCGCCGAATGTGCTTGCGGCCAATCCGGCATTGGCAAGGACCGTACGCGATCCGCATGTCCGCGCGCTGATCCATTATGCGGCCTCCCAGGCTGGGCAGCCGCAGATGTTTCTGCAGACGGTGATTGCCGAACCGCAGCGCGGCAAGAAGGATCCGCAGACGGACGTCCATGCCGATACTTTCCATGCCACGTCGAAAGCCTGGCTTTTCCTGCAGGATGTCGGTGAGGAGGACGGGCCGTTCTGCTTCGTGCCCGGATCGCACAAGGTCACGCCGGAGCGTCTGGAATGGGAGTATCAGTGCTCCCTGACGGCCAGCACCGACGGCCGCAACCACCACGCCAGCGGTTCGTTCCGCATCAAGCCCGAGGAACTGGATGCGCTCGGCCTGCCGCAGCCGGTCAGGATGGCGGTGCCCGCCAACACGCTGATCGTGGCCGATACCTTCGCCTTCCACGGACGAACGCCGTCGGACCGGCCGACCACGCGGGCGGAAGTCCACTGGCATATGCGCCGCAACCCGTTTCTGCCCTGGACGGGGCTGGACCCGTTGACGCTGCCCGGTATTCGGGAGCGGGAACTCGGACTTCACCTTGCCTATTCGGACCTGCGCGAAAGGTACCTCAAGAAGCGCAACGTCTGGCGGCCGGTCGGTTCCGTGGAACTCCGTTCAGGACCGCATATCTAG
- a CDS encoding DUF1131 family protein, with translation MPESSYSMRLSRLLTACLLGYLVAACSPTIDDSGPILVAQTSDVTLVEISRDSVGGITADTRYGEKAIEAALPGFTAEGIQTAEENTTEWAIGAFNSDGFQVLQIFKGKDGKVRAVHGVTHHLQGPNGERIGMTFAQVGTSRGDCRLGKNLWRGMAICKAKGTPNVELVFAIPEYPGPFDRLAPQDELRKASLQRILWFPPKG, from the coding sequence TTGCCGGAGTCATCTTATTCCATGCGCCTGTCGCGTCTCCTGACCGCCTGTCTTCTCGGTTATCTCGTTGCCGCCTGTTCGCCGACGATCGACGATTCAGGACCCATCCTGGTTGCGCAAACGTCCGATGTGACATTGGTTGAAATTTCGCGGGACAGCGTCGGCGGCATCACTGCGGACACCCGCTACGGCGAGAAGGCGATCGAAGCCGCCCTGCCCGGCTTCACCGCCGAAGGCATCCAGACGGCGGAAGAAAACACCACGGAGTGGGCGATCGGCGCTTTCAACTCCGACGGGTTCCAGGTTCTTCAGATCTTCAAGGGCAAGGACGGCAAGGTGCGCGCCGTCCATGGGGTCACGCACCATCTGCAGGGCCCGAACGGAGAGCGGATCGGCATGACCTTCGCCCAGGTCGGCACATCGCGCGGCGATTGCCGGCTGGGCAAGAACCTGTGGCGGGGCATGGCAATCTGCAAGGCCAAAGGCACCCCGAATGTAGAACTTGTCTTCGCTATTCCCGAGTATCCGGGCCCGTTCGACCGGCTCGCGCCGCAAGACGAGCTGCGCAAGGCCAGCCTCCAGCGGATCCTGTGGTTCCCGCCGAAGGGTTAA